The following proteins are co-located in the Vicugna pacos chromosome 3, VicPac4, whole genome shotgun sequence genome:
- the HMGCS1 gene encoding hydroxymethylglutaryl-CoA synthase, cytoplasmic isoform X1 encodes MNKNKSTCWESSTLQTPWRWVLLYLGSLRTSCYVSLHLSLVPEGGNRVTDLETAALYPSHSSFIMPGSLPLNAEACWPKDVGIVALEIYFPSQYVDQAELEKYDGVDAGKYTIGLGQAKMGFCTDREDINSLCMTVVQNLMERNSLSYDCIGRLEVGTETIIDKSKSVKTNLMQLFEESGNTDIEGIDTTNACYGGTAAVFNAVNWIESSSWDGRYALVVAGDIAVYATGNARPTGGVGAVAMLIGPNAPLIFERGLRGTHMQHAYDFYKPDMLSEYPIVDGKLSIQCYLSALDRCYSVYRKKIHARWQKEGNDKDFTLNDFGFMIFHSPYCKLVQKSLARMLLNDFLNDQNRDKNSIYSGLEAFGDVKLEDTYFDRDVEKAFMKASSELFNQKTKASLLVSNQNGNMYTSSVYGSLASVLAQYSPQQLAGKRIGVFSYGSGLAATLYSLKVTQDATPGSALDKIIASLCDLKSRLDSRTCVAPDVFAENMKLREDTHHLGNYIPQSSVDSLFEGTWYLVRVDEKHRRTYARRPSPNDDTLDEGVGLVHSSTAAEHIPSPAKKVPRLPATAAEPEAAVISNGEH; translated from the exons ATGAACAAGAACAAATCCACATGCTGGGAGAGTAGTACACTCCAAACTCCATGGAGATGGGTGCTCCTTTATCTGGGATCTCTCCGGACCTCCTgctatgtatctcttcatctgtctCTTG TGCCTGAAGGAGGAAACAGAGTGACAGACCTGGAGACTGCAGCTCTTTATCCCTCTCACAG ttCTTTCATCATGCCTGGGTCACTTCCtttgaatgcagaagcctgctggCCAAAAGATGTGGGAATTGTTGCCCTTGAGATCTATTTTCCTTCTCAATATGTTGATCAAGCAGAGTTGGAAAAATACGATGGTGTAGATGCTGGAAAGTATACTATTGGCTTGGGCCAGGCCAAGATGGGCTTCTGCACGGATAGAGAAGATATCAACTCTCTTTGCATGACTGTGGTTCAGAATCTTATGGAGAGAAATAGCCTTTCTTATGATTGCATTGGGCGGCTAGAAGTTGGAACAGAGACGATCATCGACAAATCAAAGTCAGTGAAGACTAATCTGATGCAGCTCTTTGAGGAGTCTGGGAATACAGACATAGAAGGGATAGACACGACTAATGCGTGCTATGGAGGCACAGCTGCTGTCTTCAATGCTGTCAACTGGATTGAGTCCAGCTCTTGGGATG GACGGTATGCCCTGGTAGTTGCAGGGGATATTGCTGTATATGCCACAGGAAATGCTAGACCTACGGGTGGAGTTGGAGCCGTTGCTATGCTAATTGGGCCAAATGCTCCTTTAATTTTTGAACGAG GACTTCGTGGAACACATATGCAACACGCCTATGACTTTTACAAGCCTGATATGCTGTCTGAATATCCTATAGTAGATGGAAAACTCTCCATACAGTGCTACCTCAGTGCATTAGACCGCTGCTATTCTGTCTACCGCAAGAAGATCCATGCCCGGTGGCAGAAAG AGGGAAATGATAAAGATTTCACCTTGAATGACTTTGGTTTCATGATCTTCCACTCACCCTATTGTAAACTGGTTCAGAAATCTCTAGCGCGGATGTTGCTGAATGACTTCCTTAATGACCAGAACAGAGATAAAAATAGTATCTATAGTGGCCTAGAAGCCTTTGG GGATGTTAAATTAGAAGATACCTACTTTGATAGAGATGTGGAAAAGGCATTTATGAAGGCTAGTTCAGAACTCTTTAATCAGAAAACAAAGGCATCATTACTTGTGtcaaatcaaaatggaaatatgTATACATCTTCAGTATATGGTTCCCTTGCTTCTGTTCTTGCACA GTACTCACCTCAGCAGCTGGCGGGAAAGAGGATTGGCGTGTTCTCTTATGGCTCTGGTTTGGCTGCCACCCTGTACTCCCTCAAAGTTACACAAGATGCCACGCCAG GGTCTGCTCTTGATAAAATAATAGCAAGTTTATGTGATCTTAAATCAAGGCTTGACTCAAGAACTTGTGTGGCACCAGATGTCTTTGCTGAAAACATGAAGCTCAGAGAAGACACTCATCACTTGG gCAACTATATTCCCCAGAGTTCAGTTGATTCGCTCTTTGAAGGAACGTGGTACCTAGTTCGAGTGGATGAAAAGCACAGAAGGACTTACGCTCGGCGCCCCTCTCCGAATGATGACACTTTGGATGAAGGGGTAGGACTCGTGCATTCAAGCACAGCAGCTGAG caTATTCCAAGTCCTGCTAAGAAAGTGCCAAGACTCCCTGCAACAGCAGCAGAACCAGAAGCAGCTGTCATCAGTAACGGGGAGCACTGA
- the HMGCS1 gene encoding hydroxymethylglutaryl-CoA synthase, cytoplasmic isoform X2, with protein MEMGAPLSGISPDLLLCISSSVSCSFIMPGSLPLNAEACWPKDVGIVALEIYFPSQYVDQAELEKYDGVDAGKYTIGLGQAKMGFCTDREDINSLCMTVVQNLMERNSLSYDCIGRLEVGTETIIDKSKSVKTNLMQLFEESGNTDIEGIDTTNACYGGTAAVFNAVNWIESSSWDGRYALVVAGDIAVYATGNARPTGGVGAVAMLIGPNAPLIFERGLRGTHMQHAYDFYKPDMLSEYPIVDGKLSIQCYLSALDRCYSVYRKKIHARWQKEGNDKDFTLNDFGFMIFHSPYCKLVQKSLARMLLNDFLNDQNRDKNSIYSGLEAFGDVKLEDTYFDRDVEKAFMKASSELFNQKTKASLLVSNQNGNMYTSSVYGSLASVLAQYSPQQLAGKRIGVFSYGSGLAATLYSLKVTQDATPGSALDKIIASLCDLKSRLDSRTCVAPDVFAENMKLREDTHHLGNYIPQSSVDSLFEGTWYLVRVDEKHRRTYARRPSPNDDTLDEGVGLVHSSTAAEHIPSPAKKVPRLPATAAEPEAAVISNGEH; from the exons ATGGAGATGGGTGCTCCTTTATCTGGGATCTCTCCGGACCTCCTgctatgtatctcttcatctgtctCTTG ttCTTTCATCATGCCTGGGTCACTTCCtttgaatgcagaagcctgctggCCAAAAGATGTGGGAATTGTTGCCCTTGAGATCTATTTTCCTTCTCAATATGTTGATCAAGCAGAGTTGGAAAAATACGATGGTGTAGATGCTGGAAAGTATACTATTGGCTTGGGCCAGGCCAAGATGGGCTTCTGCACGGATAGAGAAGATATCAACTCTCTTTGCATGACTGTGGTTCAGAATCTTATGGAGAGAAATAGCCTTTCTTATGATTGCATTGGGCGGCTAGAAGTTGGAACAGAGACGATCATCGACAAATCAAAGTCAGTGAAGACTAATCTGATGCAGCTCTTTGAGGAGTCTGGGAATACAGACATAGAAGGGATAGACACGACTAATGCGTGCTATGGAGGCACAGCTGCTGTCTTCAATGCTGTCAACTGGATTGAGTCCAGCTCTTGGGATG GACGGTATGCCCTGGTAGTTGCAGGGGATATTGCTGTATATGCCACAGGAAATGCTAGACCTACGGGTGGAGTTGGAGCCGTTGCTATGCTAATTGGGCCAAATGCTCCTTTAATTTTTGAACGAG GACTTCGTGGAACACATATGCAACACGCCTATGACTTTTACAAGCCTGATATGCTGTCTGAATATCCTATAGTAGATGGAAAACTCTCCATACAGTGCTACCTCAGTGCATTAGACCGCTGCTATTCTGTCTACCGCAAGAAGATCCATGCCCGGTGGCAGAAAG AGGGAAATGATAAAGATTTCACCTTGAATGACTTTGGTTTCATGATCTTCCACTCACCCTATTGTAAACTGGTTCAGAAATCTCTAGCGCGGATGTTGCTGAATGACTTCCTTAATGACCAGAACAGAGATAAAAATAGTATCTATAGTGGCCTAGAAGCCTTTGG GGATGTTAAATTAGAAGATACCTACTTTGATAGAGATGTGGAAAAGGCATTTATGAAGGCTAGTTCAGAACTCTTTAATCAGAAAACAAAGGCATCATTACTTGTGtcaaatcaaaatggaaatatgTATACATCTTCAGTATATGGTTCCCTTGCTTCTGTTCTTGCACA GTACTCACCTCAGCAGCTGGCGGGAAAGAGGATTGGCGTGTTCTCTTATGGCTCTGGTTTGGCTGCCACCCTGTACTCCCTCAAAGTTACACAAGATGCCACGCCAG GGTCTGCTCTTGATAAAATAATAGCAAGTTTATGTGATCTTAAATCAAGGCTTGACTCAAGAACTTGTGTGGCACCAGATGTCTTTGCTGAAAACATGAAGCTCAGAGAAGACACTCATCACTTGG gCAACTATATTCCCCAGAGTTCAGTTGATTCGCTCTTTGAAGGAACGTGGTACCTAGTTCGAGTGGATGAAAAGCACAGAAGGACTTACGCTCGGCGCCCCTCTCCGAATGATGACACTTTGGATGAAGGGGTAGGACTCGTGCATTCAAGCACAGCAGCTGAG caTATTCCAAGTCCTGCTAAGAAAGTGCCAAGACTCCCTGCAACAGCAGCAGAACCAGAAGCAGCTGTCATCAGTAACGGGGAGCACTGA
- the HMGCS1 gene encoding hydroxymethylglutaryl-CoA synthase, cytoplasmic isoform X3 — protein sequence MLPEGGNRVTDLETAALYPSHSSFIMPGSLPLNAEACWPKDVGIVALEIYFPSQYVDQAELEKYDGVDAGKYTIGLGQAKMGFCTDREDINSLCMTVVQNLMERNSLSYDCIGRLEVGTETIIDKSKSVKTNLMQLFEESGNTDIEGIDTTNACYGGTAAVFNAVNWIESSSWDGRYALVVAGDIAVYATGNARPTGGVGAVAMLIGPNAPLIFERGLRGTHMQHAYDFYKPDMLSEYPIVDGKLSIQCYLSALDRCYSVYRKKIHARWQKEGNDKDFTLNDFGFMIFHSPYCKLVQKSLARMLLNDFLNDQNRDKNSIYSGLEAFGDVKLEDTYFDRDVEKAFMKASSELFNQKTKASLLVSNQNGNMYTSSVYGSLASVLAQYSPQQLAGKRIGVFSYGSGLAATLYSLKVTQDATPGSALDKIIASLCDLKSRLDSRTCVAPDVFAENMKLREDTHHLGNYIPQSSVDSLFEGTWYLVRVDEKHRRTYARRPSPNDDTLDEGVGLVHSSTAAEHIPSPAKKVPRLPATAAEPEAAVISNGEH from the exons ATGT TGCCTGAAGGAGGAAACAGAGTGACAGACCTGGAGACTGCAGCTCTTTATCCCTCTCACAG ttCTTTCATCATGCCTGGGTCACTTCCtttgaatgcagaagcctgctggCCAAAAGATGTGGGAATTGTTGCCCTTGAGATCTATTTTCCTTCTCAATATGTTGATCAAGCAGAGTTGGAAAAATACGATGGTGTAGATGCTGGAAAGTATACTATTGGCTTGGGCCAGGCCAAGATGGGCTTCTGCACGGATAGAGAAGATATCAACTCTCTTTGCATGACTGTGGTTCAGAATCTTATGGAGAGAAATAGCCTTTCTTATGATTGCATTGGGCGGCTAGAAGTTGGAACAGAGACGATCATCGACAAATCAAAGTCAGTGAAGACTAATCTGATGCAGCTCTTTGAGGAGTCTGGGAATACAGACATAGAAGGGATAGACACGACTAATGCGTGCTATGGAGGCACAGCTGCTGTCTTCAATGCTGTCAACTGGATTGAGTCCAGCTCTTGGGATG GACGGTATGCCCTGGTAGTTGCAGGGGATATTGCTGTATATGCCACAGGAAATGCTAGACCTACGGGTGGAGTTGGAGCCGTTGCTATGCTAATTGGGCCAAATGCTCCTTTAATTTTTGAACGAG GACTTCGTGGAACACATATGCAACACGCCTATGACTTTTACAAGCCTGATATGCTGTCTGAATATCCTATAGTAGATGGAAAACTCTCCATACAGTGCTACCTCAGTGCATTAGACCGCTGCTATTCTGTCTACCGCAAGAAGATCCATGCCCGGTGGCAGAAAG AGGGAAATGATAAAGATTTCACCTTGAATGACTTTGGTTTCATGATCTTCCACTCACCCTATTGTAAACTGGTTCAGAAATCTCTAGCGCGGATGTTGCTGAATGACTTCCTTAATGACCAGAACAGAGATAAAAATAGTATCTATAGTGGCCTAGAAGCCTTTGG GGATGTTAAATTAGAAGATACCTACTTTGATAGAGATGTGGAAAAGGCATTTATGAAGGCTAGTTCAGAACTCTTTAATCAGAAAACAAAGGCATCATTACTTGTGtcaaatcaaaatggaaatatgTATACATCTTCAGTATATGGTTCCCTTGCTTCTGTTCTTGCACA GTACTCACCTCAGCAGCTGGCGGGAAAGAGGATTGGCGTGTTCTCTTATGGCTCTGGTTTGGCTGCCACCCTGTACTCCCTCAAAGTTACACAAGATGCCACGCCAG GGTCTGCTCTTGATAAAATAATAGCAAGTTTATGTGATCTTAAATCAAGGCTTGACTCAAGAACTTGTGTGGCACCAGATGTCTTTGCTGAAAACATGAAGCTCAGAGAAGACACTCATCACTTGG gCAACTATATTCCCCAGAGTTCAGTTGATTCGCTCTTTGAAGGAACGTGGTACCTAGTTCGAGTGGATGAAAAGCACAGAAGGACTTACGCTCGGCGCCCCTCTCCGAATGATGACACTTTGGATGAAGGGGTAGGACTCGTGCATTCAAGCACAGCAGCTGAG caTATTCCAAGTCCTGCTAAGAAAGTGCCAAGACTCCCTGCAACAGCAGCAGAACCAGAAGCAGCTGTCATCAGTAACGGGGAGCACTGA
- the HMGCS1 gene encoding hydroxymethylglutaryl-CoA synthase, cytoplasmic isoform X4: MPGSLPLNAEACWPKDVGIVALEIYFPSQYVDQAELEKYDGVDAGKYTIGLGQAKMGFCTDREDINSLCMTVVQNLMERNSLSYDCIGRLEVGTETIIDKSKSVKTNLMQLFEESGNTDIEGIDTTNACYGGTAAVFNAVNWIESSSWDGRYALVVAGDIAVYATGNARPTGGVGAVAMLIGPNAPLIFERGLRGTHMQHAYDFYKPDMLSEYPIVDGKLSIQCYLSALDRCYSVYRKKIHARWQKEGNDKDFTLNDFGFMIFHSPYCKLVQKSLARMLLNDFLNDQNRDKNSIYSGLEAFGDVKLEDTYFDRDVEKAFMKASSELFNQKTKASLLVSNQNGNMYTSSVYGSLASVLAQYSPQQLAGKRIGVFSYGSGLAATLYSLKVTQDATPGSALDKIIASLCDLKSRLDSRTCVAPDVFAENMKLREDTHHLGNYIPQSSVDSLFEGTWYLVRVDEKHRRTYARRPSPNDDTLDEGVGLVHSSTAAEHIPSPAKKVPRLPATAAEPEAAVISNGEH, encoded by the exons ATGCCTGGGTCACTTCCtttgaatgcagaagcctgctggCCAAAAGATGTGGGAATTGTTGCCCTTGAGATCTATTTTCCTTCTCAATATGTTGATCAAGCAGAGTTGGAAAAATACGATGGTGTAGATGCTGGAAAGTATACTATTGGCTTGGGCCAGGCCAAGATGGGCTTCTGCACGGATAGAGAAGATATCAACTCTCTTTGCATGACTGTGGTTCAGAATCTTATGGAGAGAAATAGCCTTTCTTATGATTGCATTGGGCGGCTAGAAGTTGGAACAGAGACGATCATCGACAAATCAAAGTCAGTGAAGACTAATCTGATGCAGCTCTTTGAGGAGTCTGGGAATACAGACATAGAAGGGATAGACACGACTAATGCGTGCTATGGAGGCACAGCTGCTGTCTTCAATGCTGTCAACTGGATTGAGTCCAGCTCTTGGGATG GACGGTATGCCCTGGTAGTTGCAGGGGATATTGCTGTATATGCCACAGGAAATGCTAGACCTACGGGTGGAGTTGGAGCCGTTGCTATGCTAATTGGGCCAAATGCTCCTTTAATTTTTGAACGAG GACTTCGTGGAACACATATGCAACACGCCTATGACTTTTACAAGCCTGATATGCTGTCTGAATATCCTATAGTAGATGGAAAACTCTCCATACAGTGCTACCTCAGTGCATTAGACCGCTGCTATTCTGTCTACCGCAAGAAGATCCATGCCCGGTGGCAGAAAG AGGGAAATGATAAAGATTTCACCTTGAATGACTTTGGTTTCATGATCTTCCACTCACCCTATTGTAAACTGGTTCAGAAATCTCTAGCGCGGATGTTGCTGAATGACTTCCTTAATGACCAGAACAGAGATAAAAATAGTATCTATAGTGGCCTAGAAGCCTTTGG GGATGTTAAATTAGAAGATACCTACTTTGATAGAGATGTGGAAAAGGCATTTATGAAGGCTAGTTCAGAACTCTTTAATCAGAAAACAAAGGCATCATTACTTGTGtcaaatcaaaatggaaatatgTATACATCTTCAGTATATGGTTCCCTTGCTTCTGTTCTTGCACA GTACTCACCTCAGCAGCTGGCGGGAAAGAGGATTGGCGTGTTCTCTTATGGCTCTGGTTTGGCTGCCACCCTGTACTCCCTCAAAGTTACACAAGATGCCACGCCAG GGTCTGCTCTTGATAAAATAATAGCAAGTTTATGTGATCTTAAATCAAGGCTTGACTCAAGAACTTGTGTGGCACCAGATGTCTTTGCTGAAAACATGAAGCTCAGAGAAGACACTCATCACTTGG gCAACTATATTCCCCAGAGTTCAGTTGATTCGCTCTTTGAAGGAACGTGGTACCTAGTTCGAGTGGATGAAAAGCACAGAAGGACTTACGCTCGGCGCCCCTCTCCGAATGATGACACTTTGGATGAAGGGGTAGGACTCGTGCATTCAAGCACAGCAGCTGAG caTATTCCAAGTCCTGCTAAGAAAGTGCCAAGACTCCCTGCAACAGCAGCAGAACCAGAAGCAGCTGTCATCAGTAACGGGGAGCACTGA